The following are encoded together in the Pseudomonas xantholysinigenes genome:
- a CDS encoding FimV/HubP family polar landmark protein: MLRIRKLVLAIAAASALSSGVANALGLGELTLKSAQNQPLDAEIELLDVRDLTAAQMAPSLAPPEEFAKAGVAFPPYLEDLTFTPVINPNGRSVLRVTSSKALPEPVVKFLVQVMWPQGRLMRDYSVLLDQAKAQGSEPAPANVNPPVSTGNYTTKRRDTLWQIAARNTNGGSIQQTMLAIQALNPDAFIGNNINQLKTGQVLRLPDQQQVQSIAQGEANREVAEQYAAWREGRRLGPRARQLDATRRGEAGAAPARIAQGDNLRLVAPGGKAAGQAKALSDKLAVAQESLDTSRRDNDELKSRMADLQSQLDKLQRLIELKNDQLARLEAQGAAPAPTAPAALPGEPAPAQPAVNAQLTPAEPVVTPAPAAADTAPQDAAPAAPVDETPGVLDELLGNPLLLGLIAGSAFLVLLLLLLLLARKRKAQQEAEKHLRMARALAEEGERGPDLDLPPSSFEGLDVSAPSVTLAPAVVAASAAAATAAEKPAASAPVEVPAPAVDPRAALLAEVEESLARGRLNHAADLLEAAVASDPQRSDLRLKLMEVYARQGDQDAFAGQERKLQDNEQNQAEVASLKERFPAMLGVAAVAAGAAALAAEMDEQYVQELLQDQEPAAVEAEPEPAAAVEPEPVVAAEPEAALAPAIEEDDLDSAFDLSLGDDLPVDDLSVADALDLSGLEDIAPAAAPVVAEAEPAPVAPASDADDDFEALLAQAQATPQNVDDLADFDLDVAEPEVPTSTEEAPVDVAAELAAFESMPEFDPISELELPDDFDLSLSLEDDSPAAKNFASELDDVNAELDKLSQNLDAAAPATPTFTAEDAALEPEPLDDLDFDFFSGSDEVATKLDLARAYIDMGDHQGARDILDEVVKDGDDSQRQEANEMLSRLV; this comes from the coding sequence ATGCTTCGAATTCGCAAACTGGTTCTGGCCATCGCGGCAGCCTCGGCGCTGTCGTCCGGCGTGGCGAACGCCCTGGGGTTGGGGGAGCTGACCCTGAAGTCGGCGCAGAACCAGCCGCTGGATGCCGAGATCGAACTGCTCGACGTGCGCGACCTCACCGCGGCGCAGATGGCCCCCAGCCTGGCGCCACCGGAAGAGTTCGCCAAGGCCGGGGTGGCCTTCCCGCCTTACCTCGAGGACCTGACCTTCACCCCGGTGATCAACCCCAACGGGCGCAGCGTGCTGCGGGTCACCTCGAGCAAGGCCTTGCCCGAGCCCGTGGTCAAGTTCCTGGTCCAGGTCATGTGGCCCCAGGGCCGCCTGATGCGCGACTACAGCGTGTTGCTCGACCAGGCCAAGGCCCAGGGCAGCGAGCCGGCGCCGGCCAATGTCAACCCGCCGGTGAGCACAGGCAACTACACCACCAAGCGCCGTGACACCCTCTGGCAGATCGCCGCGCGCAACACCAATGGCGGTTCGATCCAGCAGACCATGCTGGCGATCCAGGCGTTGAACCCGGACGCCTTCATCGGCAACAACATCAACCAGCTCAAGACCGGTCAGGTGCTGCGCTTGCCTGATCAACAGCAGGTGCAGAGCATTGCCCAGGGCGAAGCCAACCGCGAAGTGGCCGAGCAGTATGCCGCCTGGCGCGAGGGCCGTCGTCTCGGTCCGCGTGCCCGGCAGCTGGACGCCACTCGCCGTGGCGAGGCCGGCGCCGCGCCGGCGCGCATTGCCCAGGGTGACAACCTGCGTCTGGTGGCGCCCGGTGGCAAGGCGGCGGGGCAGGCCAAGGCCCTCAGCGACAAGCTGGCCGTGGCCCAGGAAAGCCTCGACACCAGCCGTCGCGACAACGATGAACTCAAGAGCCGCATGGCCGACCTGCAGAGCCAGCTGGACAAGCTGCAGCGTCTGATCGAACTGAAGAACGACCAACTGGCGCGCCTCGAAGCGCAGGGCGCAGCGCCTGCGCCAACGGCACCTGCGGCACTGCCGGGCGAACCTGCTCCGGCGCAGCCAGCGGTCAACGCGCAACTGACACCGGCCGAGCCAGTGGTCACTCCGGCGCCGGCCGCCGCCGACACCGCGCCACAGGATGCCGCGCCCGCAGCACCGGTAGATGAAACACCAGGCGTGCTCGACGAGCTGCTGGGCAACCCGCTGTTGCTGGGGCTGATTGCCGGCTCCGCGTTCCTGGTCCTGCTGTTGTTGCTGTTGCTCCTGGCGCGCAAGCGCAAGGCCCAGCAGGAGGCAGAGAAGCACCTGCGCATGGCGCGGGCGTTGGCTGAGGAAGGGGAGCGTGGTCCTGACCTGGACCTGCCACCGAGCAGCTTCGAAGGCCTGGACGTCTCGGCGCCGAGCGTGACCCTGGCGCCTGCCGTGGTCGCCGCTTCGGCCGCCGCTGCGACAGCTGCCGAGAAACCTGCTGCGTCCGCACCTGTCGAGGTACCGGCGCCAGCCGTGGACCCGCGTGCGGCGCTGCTTGCCGAGGTCGAAGAAAGCCTGGCCCGTGGCCGTCTCAATCACGCCGCTGACCTGCTCGAAGCTGCCGTCGCTTCCGACCCACAGCGCAGTGACCTGCGTTTGAAGCTGATGGAGGTCTACGCCCGCCAGGGTGATCAGGACGCCTTCGCTGGCCAGGAGCGCAAGCTGCAAGACAACGAACAGAACCAGGCCGAGGTCGCCTCGCTCAAGGAGCGCTTCCCGGCCATGCTGGGTGTCGCGGCCGTTGCGGCCGGCGCCGCGGCGTTGGCGGCGGAGATGGACGAGCAGTACGTTCAGGAGCTGCTGCAGGACCAGGAGCCGGCAGCGGTGGAGGCCGAGCCTGAGCCCGCAGCGGCGGTCGAGCCCGAACCGGTCGTCGCGGCCGAGCCTGAAGCCGCTCTGGCGCCGGCCATCGAAGAGGACGACCTGGACAGTGCTTTCGACCTGAGCCTGGGTGATGACCTGCCTGTGGATGACCTGTCGGTGGCGGACGCACTCGACCTGTCGGGCCTGGAAGATATCGCCCCGGCCGCGGCGCCGGTGGTGGCGGAGGCTGAGCCAGCGCCTGTCGCCCCGGCCAGCGACGCCGATGACGATTTCGAGGCGTTGCTCGCCCAGGCCCAGGCCACGCCGCAAAACGTCGACGACCTGGCCGATTTCGACCTGGATGTCGCTGAGCCAGAGGTCCCGACCAGTACCGAGGAAGCGCCGGTGGATGTGGCCGCGGAACTGGCGGCATTCGAGTCGATGCCGGAGTTCGACCCGATTTCCGAGCTGGAGCTGCCTGACGACTTCGACCTGTCGTTGTCGCTGGAGGACGATTCGCCAGCAGCGAAGAACTTCGCTTCCGAGCTGGACGACGTCAACGCCGAGCTGGACAAGCTGTCGCAGAACCTCGACGCCGCTGCGCCGGCCACGCCGACCTTCACCGCCGAGGATGCCGCGCTGGAGCCCGAGCCGCTGGACGACCTGGACTTCGACTTCTTCTCCGGTAGCGATGAAGTGGCCACCAAGCTTGACCTGGCTCGTGCCTATATCGACATGGGCGACCATCAGGGTGCCCGCGATATCCTTGACGAGGTGGTCAAGGACGGCGACGACAGCCAGCGCCAGGAAGCCAACGAGATGCTCTCGCGCCTGGTCTGA
- the truA gene encoding tRNA pseudouridine(38-40) synthase TruA has protein sequence MDIIDTAAAESAAEGYTRIALGVEYKGSRYRGWQRQASGVPSVQQALEQALSKVADEPISVICAGRTDAGVHGCGQIVHFDTRAVRDERAWTLGTNFNLPHDISVVWATPMPAHFHARFKACARRYRYVIYNDPIRPAHLAEEVTWNHRPLDVQRMAQAAQYLLGTHDFSAFRASQCQAKSPIKHIHHLRVTRHGQMIVLDVRATAFLHHMVRNIAGVLMTIGAGERPVEWAREVLEGRNRREGGVTAHPYGLYLVQVEYPPEYALPQRYIGPHFLTGYEALAD, from the coding sequence TTGGACATCATCGACACCGCCGCCGCCGAATCGGCGGCCGAAGGCTACACCCGTATCGCCCTGGGCGTGGAATACAAAGGTTCGCGCTACCGCGGCTGGCAGCGCCAGGCCAGCGGCGTGCCCAGCGTCCAGCAAGCACTGGAGCAGGCGTTGTCGAAGGTGGCCGACGAGCCGATCAGCGTGATCTGCGCCGGGCGTACCGACGCCGGGGTGCATGGCTGCGGGCAGATCGTGCATTTCGATACCCGCGCCGTGCGCGATGAGCGCGCCTGGACCCTGGGCACCAACTTCAACCTGCCCCACGACATCAGCGTGGTCTGGGCCACGCCCATGCCGGCGCATTTCCATGCCCGTTTCAAGGCCTGTGCCCGGCGCTACCGCTATGTGATCTACAACGACCCGATCCGCCCGGCGCACCTGGCCGAGGAGGTGACCTGGAATCACCGGCCACTGGATGTCCAGCGCATGGCCCAGGCGGCGCAATACCTGCTGGGCACCCATGACTTCAGCGCCTTCCGTGCCAGTCAGTGCCAGGCCAAGTCGCCAATCAAGCATATCCACCATCTGCGCGTCACCCGTCACGGCCAGATGATCGTGCTGGACGTGCGGGCCACGGCGTTCCTGCACCATATGGTGCGCAACATCGCCGGTGTGCTGATGACCATCGGCGCTGGCGAGCGCCCAGTGGAATGGGCGCGCGAGGTGCTCGAGGGGCGCAATCGCCGCGAAGGCGGGGTGACCGCGCACCCTTACGGGCTGTACCTGGTGCAGGTGGAGTATCCGCCAGAGTACGCGCTGCCGCAGCGTTACATCGGCCCACACTTTCTTACCGGCTACGAGGCGTTGGCGGACTGA
- a CDS encoding phosphoribosylanthranilate isomerase — protein MSNVRSKICGITRIEDALAAVEAGADALGFVFYAKSPRAVDARQARAIIEALPPFVTTVGLFVNASRCELNEILEVVSLDLLQFHGDETPADCEGYHRPWIKALRVRPGDDLEAACRHYAGARGILLDAYVPGVPGGTGEAFDWSLIPRRLSKPIILAGGLSADNVAEAIRQVRPYAVDVSGGVEQAKGIKDAAKIDAFMQAVKQA, from the coding sequence ATGAGCAATGTTCGCAGCAAGATCTGCGGGATTACCCGTATCGAGGACGCCCTGGCCGCCGTCGAGGCTGGCGCCGATGCCCTGGGTTTCGTCTTCTATGCGAAAAGCCCGCGGGCGGTGGATGCTCGCCAGGCGCGGGCGATCATCGAGGCGCTGCCGCCGTTCGTGACCACCGTGGGCTTGTTCGTCAACGCCTCGCGCTGTGAGCTCAACGAGATCCTCGAAGTGGTTTCCCTGGACCTGCTACAGTTCCACGGCGATGAAACCCCGGCCGATTGCGAGGGCTATCATCGCCCCTGGATCAAGGCCCTGCGGGTGCGTCCGGGGGATGACCTGGAAGCCGCCTGTCGCCACTACGCCGGTGCGCGCGGCATCCTGCTGGACGCCTATGTGCCGGGGGTGCCAGGTGGAACCGGCGAGGCGTTCGACTGGTCACTGATTCCGCGGCGCCTGAGCAAGCCGATCATCCTTGCCGGCGGTCTGTCGGCCGACAACGTCGCCGAGGCCATCCGCCAGGTACGCCCCTATGCGGTGGATGTCAGTGGCGGTGTCGAGCAGGCTAAGGGCATCAAGGATGCGGCGAAGATCGACGCCTTCATGCAGGCGGTGAAACAGGCGTGA